Part of the Lysobacter enzymogenes genome is shown below.
CCAGCACGCTGACGCCGCCGTTCTCGGCCCATGTGAACGGCGCGATGTTCTCCGGCTTGTAGTCGAAGGCCTCGCCGAACATGAAGAACCCCGGCCGCTTGGCGCGGATGCGCGCGGCGAACTTTTGCCAGAACGCCAGCGGCATGTGGCGGATGGTGTCGATGCGGAACGCGTCGGCGCCCTGGTCGATCCACTGCGAATAGGCGCCGACGAAATAGTCGAGCACTTCGGGATTGGTGTCGTCGATGTTCGACAGCTGGACCAGATCGCGTTCGTTGTGGAAGAACCGGTGCAACGGGTTGTGCGCGGGGTCGAGCCGTTCCGGCGGCAGGTTCTGGTGATCGGCGACCAGCACGCCGTCGCGATAGATGCGGCCGTACTTCGGCTGCGGCTTGCGCATCGTGAACGACGGCGAGCCGTGGTTGGCGACGATGTCGAGCACGGTCTTGAGCCCGTGCTGTTTGAGCCCGCGCGTCAGTCCGGCGAAATCCAGCCCCGGGCTCGGCAGGTGCTCGTCGAGGCGATAGAAATCCACGCCCCAGTAGCCGTGGTAGCCGGTCTTGCCGCGGTCCTGGAACGCGCCGCCCCAGGTCACCGCGTCGCCGCCGGTGAAGGCCTGATCGGGATTGTCGACGATCGGCGTCAGCCACACCGCGCCGAAGCCCATGTCGCGGATGTAGCCGGCGTTGTCGAGCAGACCTTTGAAGTCGCCGCCGAGGTAACCGATGTTGTCGCTTTCGCCCGGCGGCCCGCCGGGTACCGGCCGGTCGAAGCTGCGCGTGTCGGGATCCGGCCCGCCCTGTTCGCGCTGGTCGTTGCCGGTGTCGCCGTTGACGAAGCGGTCGGTGACGACGAAGTACACCGCCTCGCTCGCCATCGGTTCCAGCGTGCCGTAGTAGTCGCGCTGCGGCGCCGCCTCGCGCGCGCCGCCGTGCGCGCACGCGGCCAGCGCGAGACTCAGCGCGGCCGACATCAGCGCCCTCATGCGCGCGCCTCCGCGCCGGGCTCGCGCACCCATAGCGTGCAGGCGCCGGCGACGAACAGGCTGACGCCGCCGATCGCCAGCGCCGCGACCGGATGGCCGCCGAACAGGTGCTTGACCAGGAAGCCGAGCAGGCTCGCCGCGACCAGCTGCGGAATCACGATGAAGAAATTGAAGATGCCCATGAACACGCCCATCTTCGCCGCCGGCACCGCGTCGGACAGCATCGCGTACGGCAGCGACAGGATCGAGGCCCAGGCGAAGCCGACGCCGACCATCGACAGCAGCAGCATCTGCGGGTCGCGGATCAAAGCGATCGAAAGCAAACCGGCGCCGCCGAGAACCAGGTTGAACACATGGCTGCGGCGCAGCCCCCAGCGCCGCGCCATCGGCGCGATCGCGATCGCCGCCAGCGCGGCGAAGCCGTTGTAGGCGGCGAACAGCACGCCGACCCAGTTGGCGCCTTCGTTGTACGCGGCCGAGGCGACGTCGCTGCTGTGGTAGTGCAGCTGGGTGACCGCCGGCGTGGTGTAGATCCACATCGCGAACAGGGCGAACCAGGAGAAGAACTGGACCACCGCCAGCCGCGCCATCGCGCCGGGCATCGCGCCGAGGTCGTCCATGACCGTGGCGAAGCCGCCGCCCTCGCGGACCATGCCGCGCGCGAGCAAGGCCAGGCCGAACGCGGCGACCAGCGCCGCCAGCACGTACAACTGGCGGTCCAGCCGCAGCATCGAGATCGCGGTCGCGCAGAGGCCGCCGACCACCACCCACGAGGCGCCGAACAGCAGGCAGCGGACCCGGTCGCGCTCGCGCGGCGCGGCGATCGCCGGCGCCTCGTCGAAGGCTTGCAGCTGCTGCGGCGGGTATTCGCGCGTGCTCAGCACGGTCCAGCCGACCGACAGCAGCAGCACCGCGCCGCCGAAATAGAACGAATAGCGCACCGTGTCGGGCACCTCCCCTACGGCGGCGGTATTGCCGACGCCGAGGTGGGCCAGCAGGTACGGCAGCAGGCTCGCGACCACCGAGCCCACGCCGATGAAAAAGCTCTGCATCGCGTAGCCGGCCGGGCGCTGCTGCTGCGGCAGCTGATCGCCGACGAAGGCGCGGAACGGCTCCATCGAGATGTTGATCGAGGCGTCGAGCATCCACAGCAGGCCGGCGGCGATCCACAGCGTCGGCGAGTTCGGCATCGCGATCAGCGCCAGCGTCGCCAGCACCGCGCCGATCAGGAAGTACGGGCGGCGCCGGCCCAGCCCGGTCCAGGTGCGGTCGGACAGGTAGCCGACGATGGGCTGCACGATCAGGCCGGTCAAAGGCGCGGCGATCCACAGCATCGGGATGTCGTCGATCGGCGCGCCCAGCGTCTGGAAGATGCGGCTGACGTTGGCGTTCTGCAGGGCGAAGCCGAACTGGATGCCGAGAAAGCCGAAGCACATGTTCCAGATCTGCCAGAACGTCAGCGTCGGCTTGCGGGGCGTGGCGTCGGAGCGATCGGTCATGGCCTGGAGTCTGGCACGAAGCGCGCGCGGCGCGACGGCACGGCGTCCGCAGGGCGGCGCGCCCGTCGCCGCGCGGCTTCAGGAGCTGTAACGATCGCGGCCCCGGGTCCGCTCGGGACACGGGGCCGCGCGGCGGTCAGAACTGCGAAGCGAAGCGGACCCCGTACATCCGCGGCGTATTCAAGTAGCGGATGTTGGTCGCGTTGTTGACGAAGCCCTTGCCCGAATACACCTCGTCGGTGAGGTTGGACACGAAGCCGTCGATGCGGAACTGGTTTTCGCTGCCGAAGTTCAGGCCGGCGGAAACGTTGACGGTGAAGAACCCGTCCACATCGTCGCGCATCGCCAGCCCGTTGGCCGGGCCGCCGCCGGCGGCCGGGTTGGAGCCGTTGTTGAACGGCATGTCCTTGAGCGGGATCTCGATCACCTTGCCGTTCGCGTCCAGCCCGAAGCCGCGGCTGTTGAACGCGGTCAGGTAGTAGTCGGAGCGATACGTCAGGTTGATCGTCCAGTCGAACGAGTTCAGCGCGCCGCGGCCGATGTCGATGGTCTGCGACAGGCTGACGTTGGCGTTGTACTTGGACGTGTTCGGCAGACGGTTGCCGTCCAGCGGCACGATCAGGCCGAGGCCGCCGGAGCGCGTGTCGAGCACGTTCGAATCGTCGAAGGTGGCGTCGAGGTAGGTGAAGTTGTAGCCGATGTCGAAGCCATGAGGCAGGCCGACCCTTCCTTCCAGCTCCAACCCCAGCACGCTCGCGTTGGCCGCGTTGTCGTTGAACACCTGGCGGCTGGTCGCGTTCGGATTGGTCGGCGTCGGCGCGGGCACGTCGATCAGGTTCTGCAGCACCTTGTCCTTGTAGTCGTAGTAGAACACCGACGCGTTCAGGCGCACCGGGGTCTCGCCCCAGACGTAGTCGCCCTTGATGCCGGCCTCGTACGAGGTCAGTTCTTCCGGCGCGAAGCTCGGCGCCAGCGCGCTGCCGTCGTTGAGCGCGAGCGGGCGGTTGATGCCGCCGGCGCGGGTGCCGGTGGACACGGTGCCGTACAGCATCACCTTGGCGCTGAGGTCGTATTCGAAGCCCACGCGCCAGTCGACGTAGTTGTCCTTGTACACGTCCTCGCTGCGGCCGTTGGGGAAATCCGAACGCGCGATCACCTGGATCTGGTCGCGGTACTGCTGCAGGAACTGCGCCCAGTTGTCGTTGGCGCCGAAGTTCTGGAAGCCGCCGAGGAAGTAGTCGAGCGTGTTGCCGCCGGGGCCGCACTTGAGTTCGGCCGGCGACCAACCGGTGCAGATGCTCGGATCGCCGCCGCGGCGCCGGCCCGGGCCGGCCAGCTGGAAGCCCGGCGAACCCAGCACCAACCCAGTGGTGTAAGGATTGGTTCCGGTGTTGATCGGCTGGCCGGTGAACTGCTGGAGCAGCTCCTCGGGAATGACGAACTGGTACTTGACGTTGGACTCGCGCGCGATCTTCTTGTCGCGGGTGTAGCGGATGCCGCCGATCAAGCGCAACGAGTCGGTCGCGGCGAAGCTGAAATCGCCGTAGACCGCGTTCGACTCGACCTTGGAGTTGTCGCCGCGGTTCTCGCCGCCGAGGCCGTCCTGGTAGCCGCAGACCGTGCCCGGCCGCCACCAGTCGCAATCGCCGAAGTAGCCGTTGCCGACGTCCCAGGACACGTAGTCGTACTTCTCCTGGTAGTTGAACAGGCCGGCCGACCAGATCAGCTTGCCGGTGTCGCCGAAGAAGCGCAGCTCGTTGATGCGCGAGGACGACTTGTCGGCCTGATAGAAGGTGTCGTACCACTTCAACCGCTCGGGATTGAAATAGGCTTCGCGGTCGGAGCCCGGATACACCGGGCCGAGCTGCCACTCGCGCGAGGCGTTGCGGTTGTAGAAGTCGTACTTGCGGTAAGAGGTGTTGAACTCGACCGAGACCGCGTCGTTGAACGCGTAGGTGAAGGTCGCCGCGATGCCTTCGATGTCGTTGGTGGTCTTGCCCTGGGTGCGGAAGTACTGCTTGAACGGGTCGTCCAGGTCCTTGATGTCGTAGCCGGCGGCCAGGCCGCGCTCGGCGAACAGGCCCGGGTCGCCGGTGCCGCGCTCGGTGACCTTGTCCAGCATCACGTAGGCGGAGAACTTGTCGTTGGGCTCCCACAGCGCCGACAGGCGCGCGGCCTGGTTGTCGAGCGCGCTCGGGCCTTCGGCGGAGAACAGCGACTTCGGATAGCCGTTGCTGATGTACGACGAGCGCTCCTCGTCGAACAGCGCCGCGCGCAGCGCGAAGGTGTCGCCGATCGGCAGGTTCAGCACGCCCTCGGCGTTGGTGTAGTCGTAGTTGCCGGCGCCGACCTTGAGCCCGCCGCTGGTCACGCCGAGCTCCGGCCGCTTGGAGATCACGTTGATCGAGCCGCCGGT
Proteins encoded:
- a CDS encoding alpha-amylase family glycosyl hydrolase; amino-acid sequence: MRALMSAALSLALAACAHGGAREAAPQRDYYGTLEPMASEAVYFVVTDRFVNGDTGNDQREQGGPDPDTRSFDRPVPGGPPGESDNIGYLGGDFKGLLDNAGYIRDMGFGAVWLTPIVDNPDQAFTGGDAVTWGGAFQDRGKTGYHGYWGVDFYRLDEHLPSPGLDFAGLTRGLKQHGLKTVLDIVANHGSPSFTMRKPQPKYGRIYRDGVLVADHQNLPPERLDPAHNPLHRFFHNERDLVQLSNIDDTNPEVLDYFVGAYSQWIDQGADAFRIDTIRHMPLAFWQKFAARIRAKRPGFFMFGEAFDYKPENIAPFTWAENGGVSVLDFPLKERLAEVFGHARADYARLDERLYLQGGPYANPYELMTFYDNHDMPRLDASDAGFIDAHNWLFTARGIPVIYYGSETGFERGRAEHAGNRNYFGQARVDAARSHPIRAALKRIATVRRDSPALQRGLQVNLSLHGDRAAFYRVYEHAGVAQIALVLLNKGDAAAEFAVSEHLQAGRWRAALGGGEVAVAEAGTLRATVPAHGVEVYLLDAPVRRADLLAALDQAMARARKR
- a CDS encoding MFS transporter codes for the protein MTDRSDATPRKPTLTFWQIWNMCFGFLGIQFGFALQNANVSRIFQTLGAPIDDIPMLWIAAPLTGLIVQPIVGYLSDRTWTGLGRRRPYFLIGAVLATLALIAMPNSPTLWIAAGLLWMLDASINISMEPFRAFVGDQLPQQQRPAGYAMQSFFIGVGSVVASLLPYLLAHLGVGNTAAVGEVPDTVRYSFYFGGAVLLLSVGWTVLSTREYPPQQLQAFDEAPAIAAPRERDRVRCLLFGASWVVVGGLCATAISMLRLDRQLYVLAALVAAFGLALLARGMVREGGGFATVMDDLGAMPGAMARLAVVQFFSWFALFAMWIYTTPAVTQLHYHSSDVASAAYNEGANWVGVLFAAYNGFAALAAIAIAPMARRWGLRRSHVFNLVLGGAGLLSIALIRDPQMLLLSMVGVGFAWASILSLPYAMLSDAVPAAKMGVFMGIFNFFIVIPQLVAASLLGFLVKHLFGGHPVAALAIGGVSLFVAGACTLWVREPGAEARA
- a CDS encoding TonB-dependent receptor gives rise to the protein MSHSKPAARRPKQLDRHLLTLALAALGLCGFAPAWAADAPAPQDAAPTAATQTAHELDAVQVTGNRRVQSIQKYAGTIQSFSGEDIAKLGINTDFRNLQAVVPGLQITKQEGKYEIFLRGIGAADSDFSSDPSVATYYNGIYLPRPRSIGPMFFDVDRIEVNKGPQGTVRGRNATGGSINVISKRPELGVTSGGLKVGAGNYDYTNAEGVLNLPIGDTFALRAALFDEERSSYISNGYPKSLFSAEGPSALDNQAARLSALWEPNDKFSAYVMLDKVTERGTGDPGLFAERGLAAGYDIKDLDDPFKQYFRTQGKTTNDIEGIAATFTYAFNDAVSVEFNTSYRKYDFYNRNASREWQLGPVYPGSDREAYFNPERLKWYDTFYQADKSSSRINELRFFGDTGKLIWSAGLFNYQEKYDYVSWDVGNGYFGDCDWWRPGTVCGYQDGLGGENRGDNSKVESNAVYGDFSFAATDSLRLIGGIRYTRDKKIARESNVKYQFVIPEELLQQFTGQPINTGTNPYTTGLVLGSPGFQLAGPGRRRGGDPSICTGWSPAELKCGPGGNTLDYFLGGFQNFGANDNWAQFLQQYRDQIQVIARSDFPNGRSEDVYKDNYVDWRVGFEYDLSAKVMLYGTVSTGTRAGGINRPLALNDGSALAPSFAPEELTSYEAGIKGDYVWGETPVRLNASVFYYDYKDKVLQNLIDVPAPTPTNPNATSRQVFNDNAANASVLGLELEGRVGLPHGFDIGYNFTYLDATFDDSNVLDTRSGGLGLIVPLDGNRLPNTSKYNANVSLSQTIDIGRGALNSFDWTINLTYRSDYYLTAFNSRGFGLDANGKVIEIPLKDMPFNNGSNPAAGGGPANGLAMRDDVDGFFTVNVSAGLNFGSENQFRIDGFVSNLTDEVYSGKGFVNNATNIRYLNTPRMYGVRFASQF